A segment of the Phycisphaerae bacterium RAS1 genome:
AAGCCTCCGCTCCCTCACGGTCGCGGCTCGGAAAGAGCTCTGCGCCGCGCGTGAGCAAGCGGTTCTTAAGCCTCCGCTCCCTCACGGTCGCGGCTCCGAAAGAGCTCTGCGCCGCGCGTGAGCAAGCGGTTCTTAAGCCTCCGCTCCCTCACGGTCACGGCTCCGAAAGAGCTCTGCGCCGCGCGTGAGCAAGCGGTTCTTAAGCCTCCGCTCCCTCACGGTCGCGGCTCCGAAAGAGCTCTGCGCCGCGCGTGAGCAAGCGGTTCTTAGGCCTCCGCTCCCTCGCGGTCGCGGCTCGGAAAGAGACTCGCCGCCGCCACGACGCGCTCGATCACCTCGCCGAGCTCGCCCCGCACGCGCGCCCCCGCACTGGCCACGTGCCCGCCGCCCCCGAATGCTTCCGCGATCGGCAGCACGGCCGTCCCGCCTTCGCCGCGGAAGTTCACGCGAATGACGCCCGGCTCGCCCTCCGTGAAAAGCATCGCCACCGTGATCCCCTCGATCGAGCGCGGGATTTCGACCTGGTTATCGATGACGTTGGCATCGCAGCCGGTGGCGGCGATTTCGGCCAGCGACGCACTGCTCCACGCCACGCGGCCGTCGGCCGAAATGCGCGTATTCTGATGGATGAGCTGGTGCAGCGCGAACTCCTCGCGCGTCTGGCTGCGGTGCAGTCGTTCGCCGACTTCCGCGATGCGCGCTCCGGCGCGGGCGAGCTGATGCGCCACGTCGAGGCAGCGCGGCGTCGTGCTGGCCAGGGAAAAACCCTGCGTGTCGCTGTGAATGCCGGCGTAGAGCAGCGTGGCGATGTCGGACGTCGCCGCGCAGCCCAGCGCGCACAGCAGCTCGAATGCCATTTCGGCCGTGCTGCTGCGGTGCGGATCGACCCAGTTCACGTCGCCGTATCGGGTGTTGGTGGCGTGATGGTCCACGTTGATGATCGGGGGCAGCGCCGCGAAGGCCGCCGCCTCGCCGGCGATGTTGACGCGCTTCTCACGCGCCGTGTCCAGGATGAGTGACGCGTTGCAGGCCCGCACCTCGACCAGCGTCCCGCCGTGCATCGCCCCGAGCGCGGTCAGGTAGGTCAGTTTCCGCGCGACGCTCTCGGGCGGAAGGCTCAGCACGCAGGATTTTCCGATCGACGTCAGCCCCAGCCGCACGGCCCCCATGCTGCCCAGGCAGTCCGCATCCGGGTTGACGTGACCCAGAATCGCAATCCGCGAAGCGCCACGAAGCGCGTCCGCCGCCGCCCCCGCGCTGCTCTCACGTTCGGCTGAGATCATGCGCGAATTCTACATCAGAACGCGCGGCGACGCCCTGGCTCGCCGGCGATGGCGACGTCAACCGGCGGCGGGCGAGAGCAGGTCGCGCGCCGCCTGCTCCACCGCGTCGAGATCCTCACGATCGTGAAACTGAATCCCCTGTCGCAACAGCGCGGATACATCGGCCCGTGTCGGGTGCCGGAAGTAGCTGCGCTTCGACAAATCCTGCGGATACGCGCCCTGCTCCGACGTCTCTCCCGCGTAGAAGCGGTTCAGCATCGGCGAAACCAGCGCCATCTGCTTCCGCAGTACGCCCAGCACCGTCCGCAGCCCGGCCATCGCAAACCGCCGCTGTTCGATGATCGGTCCGGCGTCCAGCCGCGACGCGATCTGATGCAGCGTCACCCCCGACTCGCTCTCGCCATTCCGCAGGTACCAGAAATAGGGCGACAATCCCGCATACGCCGGCAGCAGCGCGTAGTGCGCGTTGACGGCCGCGCGCGACGGCACTTCAACCAGTTGATCCTGGAAGCGCGTCGTCGCGCTGAACGAAAGCAGAATCTCCGGGGCAAAACCGCGAACGCGCTCGACAATCGCCGGCTCGTTGATGTCGGCCGCGTCGATCACCTCTGCCGGACTCCCCACGTGCCGCAGATACTCCGCGACGGTGGGGCACAGTCCCTTGCCACGCAGACGCATCGGCAGCAGACGATTCGTAAGCAACTTGAACTTCGTGTAGGCCCACCCGCTGCGCAGGAACATGCGCCAGACGCCGATGATGTTCGACCGCTGCGACGGAAGCCGCGTGGTGATGAACACCGCCGCGATGTCCCGATGGTGCGCTTTCAGGAAGTCGCCCAGCGACAGCAGGCTCAGCAGGTTCCCGTTTGTAACCAGAACGGTTCGCAACGCACACCCAAACACGTTGTGGACGCCGGCCTACCCGCGTGCAACAGCCGCCTCGAGCGTCGCGACAAACGCCGATCCCAACGCATCGCGGGAAAACTGCGCCTCCGCCAGCGCCCGCGCCGCCCGGCCCATCGCCGGCAGCTCGCAGCGCCGCGCGCGCAGCGACAGCACCGCATCGGCGAAAGCCTTCGCGTCGTCTGGAGGCACTACGACGCCGCAGCCGTGCTCGCGGATCAGCC
Coding sequences within it:
- the nrnA_2 gene encoding Bifunctional oligoribonuclease and PAP phosphatase NrnA, coding for MISAERESSAGAAADALRGASRIAILGHVNPDADCLGSMGAVRLGLTSIGKSCVLSLPPESVARKLTYLTALGAMHGGTLVEVRACNASLILDTAREKRVNIAGEAAAFAALPPIINVDHHATNTRYGDVNWVDPHRSSTAEMAFELLCALGCAATSDIATLLYAGIHSDTQGFSLASTTPRCLDVAHQLARAGARIAEVGERLHRSQTREEFALHQLIHQNTRISADGRVAWSSASLAEIAATGCDANVIDNQVEIPRSIEGITVAMLFTEGEPGVIRVNFRGEGGTAVLPIAEAFGGGGHVASAGARVRGELGEVIERVVAAASLFPSRDREGAEA
- the arnA gene encoding Bifunctional polymyxin resistance protein ArnA — its product is MFGCALRTVLVTNGNLLSLLSLGDFLKAHHRDIAAVFITTRLPSQRSNIIGVWRMFLRSGWAYTKFKLLTNRLLPMRLRGKGLCPTVAEYLRHVGSPAEVIDAADINEPAIVERVRGFAPEILLSFSATTRFQDQLVEVPSRAAVNAHYALLPAYAGLSPYFWYLRNGESESGVTLHQIASRLDAGPIIEQRRFAMAGLRTVLGVLRKQMALVSPMLNRFYAGETSEQGAYPQDLSKRSYFRHPTRADVSALLRQGIQFHDREDLDAVEQAARDLLSPAAG